A single genomic interval of Dyella sp. GSA-30 harbors:
- a CDS encoding NmrA/HSCARG family protein — translation MTILVTGSTGTIGSQVIAKLAANGADVRALTRSPEKAHFPQGVTAVKGDLMDVEAMRAALQGVSSLFLLVPNGSDELTQAINTLSLAREAGVRGIVYLSVTRSDVYTDVPHFTAKHAVERMIEQLDLPATILRPSYFFQNDLTLKGPLLGAGLYVSPIGGKGVSMIDTGDIADAAVKELLRRAHADAPLPRELYELVGPDSLNGATLAQIWTEVLSRSVRYLGDDLDAFEKQLATVAPSWKAYDLRLMMRRYQQDGAAGSAADIQRLTALLGRAPRSYRDFAIETAQSWQN, via the coding sequence ATGACCATTCTCGTTACAGGTAGCACCGGTACGATCGGCTCCCAGGTGATCGCGAAACTTGCCGCCAACGGTGCCGATGTGCGCGCGCTCACTCGCTCGCCGGAAAAGGCGCACTTTCCGCAAGGCGTCACTGCGGTCAAAGGGGACTTGATGGATGTCGAGGCGATGCGTGCGGCATTGCAAGGCGTCAGCAGCCTGTTTTTGCTGGTGCCCAACGGGTCCGACGAACTGACCCAGGCGATTAACACCTTGAGTCTCGCTCGCGAAGCCGGTGTACGCGGCATCGTCTATCTCTCGGTAACGCGTAGCGATGTCTACACGGACGTCCCGCATTTCACTGCCAAGCATGCCGTCGAACGCATGATCGAGCAGCTCGATTTGCCAGCCACCATCCTGCGCCCGTCGTATTTCTTCCAGAACGACCTCACGTTGAAGGGCCCGTTGCTCGGTGCCGGCTTGTATGTGTCGCCCATCGGTGGCAAAGGTGTGTCGATGATCGATACCGGCGATATTGCCGACGCGGCGGTGAAAGAGCTGTTGCGTCGCGCACATGCCGATGCGCCGCTGCCGCGCGAGCTCTACGAACTGGTTGGCCCCGATAGCCTGAACGGCGCGACGCTTGCCCAGATATGGACCGAGGTGCTTTCACGCTCCGTGCGTTACCTCGGCGACGATCTCGATGCGTTCGAGAAACAACTGGCAACGGTAGCGCCGAGCTGGAAGGCTTACGACCTGCGACTGATGATGCGCCGGTATCAACAAGACGGTGCGGCAGGCAGCGCTGCCGATATTCAGCGATTGACTGCATTGCTTGGGCGAGCGCCGCGCTCCTATCGTGATTTTGCGATCGAAACCGCGCAAAGCTGGCAGAACTGA
- a CDS encoding transporter has translation MVWPLLRLACAFACLTCVTVVSAQTVDTPALEPSSPASRQAMDDAWWTGPMLANSASTLPQGHWLIEPYLYDVHSTRADSYGSRAYVLYGLTDRLSVGLIPVIGFNTGGGSPNSSRVLLGDFSVQAQYRLTQFEPGSWVPTTAIEIQETLPTGAYDRLGSNPNNGLGSGVYATTLQFNAQTYFWMPNGRILRMRLNLAQTVSGHADVDGVSVYGTGRDFRGRARPGNAFNVDLAWEYSLVRSWVLALDLTYAHSNSTHVSGYDMTNINGLSYPTLFRASSGSQSAFGVAPAIEYNWSPNIGVLLGTRVIFGGRRVTTTVTPAVALNMVF, from the coding sequence ATGGTGTGGCCCCTGCTTCGGCTCGCTTGCGCGTTTGCCTGCCTTACCTGCGTGACGGTGGTATCGGCCCAGACGGTCGATACACCAGCGCTCGAACCGTCGTCGCCGGCGTCGCGCCAGGCCATGGACGATGCCTGGTGGACCGGCCCGATGCTGGCCAATTCGGCGTCGACCTTGCCGCAAGGGCACTGGCTGATCGAGCCCTATCTTTACGACGTCCATTCCACCCGCGCGGACAGCTATGGCTCGCGCGCGTATGTTTTGTACGGGCTCACGGATCGACTCTCCGTCGGTCTGATTCCGGTGATTGGTTTCAACACGGGCGGCGGCAGTCCAAACAGCTCGCGTGTTCTGTTGGGCGACTTCAGTGTGCAGGCGCAATACCGGTTGACGCAGTTCGAACCCGGTAGCTGGGTGCCGACGACTGCTATCGAAATACAGGAAACGTTGCCGACTGGCGCTTACGATCGTCTTGGCAGTAACCCGAATAACGGGCTGGGTAGTGGCGTTTACGCCACTACGCTGCAGTTCAATGCGCAGACTTATTTCTGGATGCCGAATGGTCGCATTTTGCGCATGCGGCTTAATCTTGCGCAGACTGTTTCTGGTCATGCGGATGTCGATGGGGTGAGTGTTTATGGGACGGGGCGCGACTTTCGTGGGCGGGCGCGGCCGGGTAATGCGTTCAATGTGGATTTGGCTTGGGAGTACAGTCTGGTGCGGTCGTGGGTGTTGGCACTTGATCTCACTTATGCGCATAGCAACAGCACGCATGTGTCCGGATACGACATGACGAATATCAATGGCCTTTCCTATCCGACGCTTTTTCGTGCCAGCTCTGGTTCGCAGTCGGCGTTTGGTGTTGCGCCTGCGATTGAGTACAACTGGTCGCCCAATATTGGGGTTTTGCTGGGTACTCGCGTTATTTTTGGAGGGCGTCGGGTGACTACGACGGTTACGCCGGCGGTGGCGCTTAATATGGTGTTTTGA
- a CDS encoding PLP-dependent aminotransferase family protein, which yields MTRVSASFLPPVALDRRSGIPMHRQLSEWFRHAIIGGQLRPGQRVPSTRSLAKELKISRLPVLSAYEQLFAEGYLETFTGAGTCVAQSIPGGLTASMDAKAPEPAQSAAPRPVSRLATSMQEPPPPWLANQGAFRVGLPALDHFPREIWSKLVNRHARRMPTQLMTYGDPIGYLPFREAIAQYLGTVRGVRCDASQILVTTGSQQGLVISALALLEPKARVWMEEPGYPGARQALQSVGAQIVPVPVDDEGLDIAEGIRRSRNARAAYISPSHQFPLGVTMSATRRIQLLNWAARSGAWIIEDDYDSEYRLAGHPIASLQGLDTDARVIYVGTFSKVVFPALRLGYVVVPRDVMPAFLSVRNGMDTFSSTLYQLVMTDFIREGHFARHIRRMRALYMERRTALLESIETHMHGRLDIIGAEAGMQLVALLPPGVDDVAISRAAAQQGVSVRPLSMCYADPPARGGLIFGYGGASVREIRESIRKLKSCL from the coding sequence ATGACACGAGTATCCGCCAGTTTTCTACCGCCTGTCGCGCTGGACCGGCGCAGTGGCATACCGATGCATCGGCAATTATCGGAATGGTTCCGCCACGCCATTATCGGCGGGCAATTGCGGCCCGGACAGCGCGTGCCGTCGACGCGTAGCTTGGCCAAGGAACTGAAAATCTCCCGCCTGCCGGTATTAAGCGCCTATGAACAGCTTTTTGCCGAAGGCTATCTGGAGACTTTCACCGGTGCCGGCACCTGTGTCGCGCAATCGATCCCCGGCGGCCTCACCGCCTCCATGGATGCGAAGGCGCCCGAGCCTGCTCAATCGGCGGCACCGCGACCCGTTTCCCGTCTCGCCACTTCGATGCAGGAACCGCCGCCGCCCTGGCTGGCGAACCAGGGGGCTTTTCGCGTGGGGCTGCCGGCGCTCGATCATTTTCCCCGCGAAATCTGGTCGAAACTGGTGAATCGGCATGCGCGCCGCATGCCTACGCAACTGATGACCTATGGCGATCCGATCGGCTACCTGCCGTTTCGCGAAGCCATCGCGCAATACCTCGGCACCGTGCGTGGTGTGCGTTGCGATGCCTCGCAGATTCTGGTGACCACCGGCTCTCAGCAAGGCCTGGTCATTTCCGCGTTGGCCCTGCTGGAGCCCAAGGCACGCGTCTGGATGGAAGAGCCCGGTTATCCGGGCGCACGTCAGGCCCTGCAGTCGGTGGGCGCACAGATCGTTCCGGTACCCGTCGATGACGAAGGCCTCGACATCGCCGAAGGCATACGACGCAGCCGCAACGCACGCGCGGCGTACATATCGCCGTCGCACCAGTTTCCGCTTGGCGTCACCATGAGCGCCACGCGACGCATCCAGTTGTTGAACTGGGCCGCACGCAGCGGCGCATGGATCATCGAGGACGACTACGACAGCGAATACCGCCTGGCCGGCCATCCCATCGCCTCCCTGCAAGGGCTCGATACCGATGCGCGCGTGATCTATGTCGGCACCTTCAGCAAGGTGGTGTTTCCTGCCCTGCGGCTGGGCTATGTGGTGGTGCCAAGAGACGTCATGCCGGCCTTCCTGAGCGTGCGCAATGGCATGGATACGTTCTCATCCACGCTCTATCAGCTGGTGATGACCGACTTTATCCGCGAGGGGCATTTCGCCCGCCACATCCGGCGCATGCGCGCGCTTTATATGGAGCGCCGCACCGCACTGCTCGAGTCGATCGAGACGCATATGCACGGCCGGCTCGACATCATTGGCGCGGAAGCCGGCATGCAGCTCGTCGCCCTGCTCCCACCCGGCGTCGACGATGTCGCCATTTCTCGCGCGGCCGCGCAACAAGGCGTGTCGGTCAGACCGTTGTCGATGTGCTATGCCGACCCACCCGCACGCGGCGGGCTTATCTTCGGCTATGGCGGTGCCAGCGTACGAGAGATTCGCGAAAGCATACGCAAGCTCAAAAGCTGTCTTTGA
- a CDS encoding dienelactone hydrolase family protein, whose protein sequence is MSRTDVVIKTRDGNCPASLFTPAGTGPWPAVVFYMDGLGIRPALWDMAQQLADTGYVVLLPDLYYREGGYEQMVPAEVFADPKQMENLIRMIGTLSRDRKVSDSAAFIEFLKGREEVKGERFGGTGYCMGGNVALTVAGEYKGAFAAIASFHGGGLATDQPDSPHLFVKGITGRVYVAGAVEDAHFTDAQKAELGKALSVAGVEHIVETYAGAHHGFAVPDHPAFNVEAAERHHQALAKLFGEALAA, encoded by the coding sequence ATGTCCCGTACCGACGTTGTTATCAAGACCCGCGATGGAAACTGCCCGGCCTCGTTGTTCACGCCGGCTGGTACCGGCCCATGGCCTGCCGTCGTTTTCTATATGGACGGCCTGGGCATTCGCCCGGCGCTGTGGGACATGGCCCAGCAGCTGGCCGATACCGGCTATGTCGTGCTGCTGCCGGATCTCTACTACCGCGAGGGCGGCTACGAGCAGATGGTGCCGGCCGAGGTGTTCGCCGATCCCAAGCAGATGGAAAATCTGATCCGCATGATCGGCACCCTCAGCCGTGACCGCAAAGTGTCCGATAGCGCGGCCTTCATCGAGTTTCTGAAGGGGCGTGAGGAGGTCAAGGGCGAGCGTTTTGGCGGCACCGGTTACTGCATGGGCGGCAATGTCGCACTGACGGTCGCGGGCGAATACAAAGGCGCATTCGCCGCTATCGCGTCGTTCCATGGCGGCGGTCTGGCGACGGACCAACCCGACAGCCCGCACCTTTTCGTCAAGGGCATCACCGGTCGCGTCTATGTCGCAGGTGCGGTGGAAGATGCGCACTTCACCGACGCGCAGAAGGCCGAACTCGGAAAGGCGCTTAGCGTCGCGGGCGTCGAGCACATCGTCGAAACCTATGCCGGCGCGCACCATGGTTTTGCCGTGCCCGATCACCCGGCATTCAATGTCGAGGCGGCCGAGCGTCATCACCAGGCGCTGGCCAAGCTGTTCGGCGAAGCGCTGGCAGCCTGA
- a CDS encoding patatin-like phospholipase family protein, which produces MRIEPVTRLDLGSIQTLVFAGGGNRCWWQAGAVTHWQERGWTLPPTLIGTSAGAAVATACLSRRVPMALNGCIGLFDTTPRIFDWRGLARLKLSFAHQRVYPAWLSSFIDDAGFDGLRQAPNRLRVAFTRPARLLGLGGSLAAGTLAYMVDRYLAKRLHPRLPRWLGLHYEFVDLQQCDDLAAAKNLLVSAAAAPPFLSAQRIDGRHAIDGGYADNAPIPEQSLSEKISTLVLLTRHYPKLPTLFRFNDRHYWQPSQRIPVSTWDCTARATVRDAFSLGQQDALNLRMRIALP; this is translated from the coding sequence ATGCGTATCGAACCTGTCACCCGCTTGGATCTCGGCTCGATACAGACGCTGGTATTCGCCGGCGGCGGCAATCGCTGCTGGTGGCAGGCCGGCGCGGTGACCCATTGGCAGGAACGCGGCTGGACATTACCGCCGACCCTGATCGGCACCAGCGCGGGTGCCGCCGTGGCTACCGCCTGCCTGAGCCGGCGCGTGCCGATGGCGCTCAACGGGTGCATCGGTTTATTCGATACCACTCCGCGCATCTTCGACTGGCGCGGCCTTGCCCGGCTCAAGCTCAGTTTCGCGCACCAACGTGTCTATCCCGCCTGGCTCTCGTCTTTCATCGACGATGCCGGCTTCGACGGCTTGCGCCAGGCACCAAACCGATTACGCGTGGCCTTTACGCGACCGGCGCGCTTGCTCGGCCTTGGCGGTTCGCTCGCCGCGGGCACACTCGCCTACATGGTCGATCGCTATCTGGCCAAGCGCTTGCATCCACGACTACCGCGATGGCTGGGGCTGCACTACGAGTTCGTCGATCTGCAGCAATGCGACGACCTGGCCGCAGCCAAGAACCTGCTGGTCAGCGCCGCCGCTGCGCCACCTTTTCTCTCGGCCCAACGTATCGACGGACGGCACGCCATCGACGGCGGCTATGCCGACAACGCGCCGATTCCGGAACAGAGCTTGTCGGAGAAAATCTCGACACTGGTATTGCTGACTCGCCATTACCCGAAACTTCCAACACTGTTCCGCTTCAACGACCGCCATTACTGGCAGCCAAGCCAGCGCATTCCGGTGTCGACCTGGGACTGCACGGCGCGTGCCACCGTGCGCGACGCCTTTAGCCTGGGCCAGCAGGATGCGCTGAATTTGCGCATGCGTATCGCGTTGCCATAA
- a CDS encoding M48 family metallopeptidase, whose product MDFFAQQARVRGSSRRMVLLFALAVVAIVVTVDMVVWVMMARHGLAHTGWASRRLLPLTTIGMLLVIGGCAMYRIMSLSSGGKAVAESMGAVRVSPDTRDPQLRLLRNVIEEVAIASGSPVPDIYLMQDEPGINAFAAGYSVSDAAVCVTQGCLDNLTRDELQGVIAHEFSHVLNGDMRLNIRLIGLLFGIMALAVIGRQLLNFGNVRFGRRGSDGRVWVIGLALLAVGYIGYFFGRLIQASVARSRESLADVSAVQFTRQTQGIAGALKKIAALGDGSRLQAANRHEVAHMLFGESDAPGFFDGLYATHPPLMKRIRSLDPGFRESELETIFSAMQDAEAARARASEREPEASPSNPIPFTPVAAVVAAPLLTELGGGGGEASSAAAVSPASSAAAVSPASSAALIQATKQPESALALMFAIVLSPQEALATTQRRSIASAFGDDMQYAVAGLAEQVKSLAPGKRMSLLALSFPVLKQLPEGRLQTFLSTLETVTRTNSQVGLEDYCLARLMRLQLSEALHPRSAPVDGQKKLPACIASASFVIAIVAAHGSSDDAAARRAWLLAMTDAFPGNAQVWQTPSLDWQQALDRALGELDGLMPAAKDIFIQSLVRAIRADDKITPEEMALLRVICASLHCVMPLH is encoded by the coding sequence ATGGATTTCTTCGCTCAACAAGCGCGCGTGCGCGGCAGCAGCCGTCGCATGGTGTTGCTGTTCGCGCTGGCCGTGGTGGCGATTGTCGTTACGGTGGATATGGTGGTCTGGGTCATGATGGCGCGCCACGGTCTGGCCCATACGGGCTGGGCCAGTCGCAGGCTGCTGCCACTGACTACGATCGGCATGCTGCTGGTGATCGGCGGTTGCGCGATGTACCGCATCATGAGTCTTTCGAGCGGCGGCAAGGCGGTTGCCGAGAGCATGGGCGCGGTGCGCGTTTCGCCCGACACGCGCGATCCGCAGTTGCGCCTGTTGCGCAATGTGATCGAAGAGGTGGCCATCGCATCGGGCTCGCCGGTGCCGGATATCTACCTGATGCAGGACGAGCCGGGCATCAATGCATTTGCCGCGGGCTACTCGGTGTCGGACGCGGCTGTCTGCGTGACACAGGGCTGTCTGGACAATCTCACTCGCGACGAACTGCAGGGCGTGATCGCGCATGAGTTCAGCCATGTGCTCAATGGCGATATGCGGCTCAATATTCGCTTGATCGGTTTGCTGTTTGGCATCATGGCCTTGGCGGTGATCGGCAGGCAGCTGCTTAATTTCGGCAATGTTCGTTTCGGTCGCCGTGGTTCGGACGGCCGGGTCTGGGTGATCGGCCTGGCGCTGCTTGCCGTCGGCTATATCGGTTATTTCTTCGGCCGGTTGATCCAGGCCTCGGTAGCCCGTTCGCGCGAATCGCTGGCGGATGTCTCGGCAGTGCAGTTCACACGGCAGACTCAGGGCATTGCCGGTGCGTTGAAAAAGATCGCGGCCCTGGGCGATGGTTCGCGCCTGCAGGCGGCCAATCGCCACGAAGTCGCACATATGCTGTTTGGCGAATCCGATGCGCCGGGATTCTTTGACGGCTTGTATGCGACGCATCCGCCGCTGATGAAGCGCATCCGCAGCCTCGATCCGGGTTTTCGCGAATCGGAGCTGGAAACGATTTTCAGCGCGATGCAGGACGCGGAGGCCGCGCGAGCCCGAGCGTCGGAGCGCGAGCCCGAGGCATCGCCCTCGAACCCGATACCGTTCACGCCGGTTGCAGCGGTCGTCGCCGCGCCTTTGCTTACCGAGCTTGGTGGCGGCGGTGGTGAGGCGAGTTCGGCAGCCGCCGTCTCGCCAGCCTCATCGGCAGCCGCCGTCTCGCCAGCCTCATCGGCAGCTCTGATCCAGGCGACCAAACAGCCGGAGTCGGCGCTGGCGCTCATGTTCGCCATTGTCCTGTCACCACAGGAGGCGTTGGCGACGACGCAGCGTCGCTCGATCGCCAGTGCGTTCGGTGATGACATGCAATACGCCGTTGCCGGATTGGCGGAGCAGGTGAAAAGTCTCGCGCCCGGCAAGCGCATGAGCCTGCTTGCCTTGTCTTTCCCGGTACTCAAGCAGTTGCCGGAGGGGCGCCTGCAGACCTTTCTGAGTACGTTGGAAACCGTCACGCGAACCAACAGTCAGGTCGGTCTGGAAGACTACTGCCTGGCGCGGTTGATGCGCTTGCAGTTGTCCGAAGCCCTGCATCCGCGCAGTGCTCCTGTCGATGGTCAAAAGAAACTACCCGCATGTATCGCGAGTGCTTCGTTCGTCATCGCCATCGTCGCCGCGCATGGCAGCAGCGACGATGCAGCCGCGCGGCGCGCATGGCTGCTGGCGATGACTGATGCCTTTCCGGGCAACGCACAAGTCTGGCAAACACCGTCCCTGGACTGGCAGCAGGCCCTGGATCGCGCGCTGGGTGAGCTCGACGGCTTGATGCCGGCGGCCAAGGACATCTTCATCCAGAGTCTGGTCCGTGCAATTCGCGCCGACGACAAGATCACGCCCGAAGAAATGGCGCTGCTGCGGGTGATCTGCGCCAGTCTTCATTGCGTCATGCCGCTGCATTAA
- the rtcR gene encoding RNA repair transcriptional activator RtcR, protein MKRRVVIGMLGTQIDAGSGTARWERWRPTVSLGMHEDFLLDRLDLLFDARRYGKLAKAVTEDIAQVSPETQVCHHDTYLSDPWDFEGVYATLHDFLRAYDFRPDEEDYYVHITTGTHVAQICWFLLTESRIFPGQLLQTSPPRKQEGVEGSFAVIDLDLSRYDRIAQRFEQQQLTDRNLLKSGIATRNRAFNRMIEQIETVATRSKAPMLLMGPTGAGKSQLAKRVFELKKLKHQLPGRFVEVNCATLRGDGAMSTLFGHTRGAYTGATSDRAGLLRSAHQGLLFLDEIGELGLDEQAMLLRALEEKRFLPVGSDKEVESDFQLIAGTNRDLHEAVGQGRFREDLLARLNLWTYRLPGLAERVEDIEPNLDFELERWSREQHQRVTFNREARAHFLSFATSIEARWSGNFRDLGASVMRMATLAKAGRIQTELVDEEVERLTRQWRSGGEPSPLEALLGERVAALDRFDRVQLEEVVRVCAKSKSLSQAGRELFAVSRQQRASTNDADRLRKYLARFDLEWEQIRESALS, encoded by the coding sequence ATGAAGCGACGGGTGGTCATCGGCATGCTGGGTACCCAGATCGACGCGGGTTCGGGTACGGCGCGCTGGGAGCGCTGGCGCCCGACGGTGTCGCTGGGGATGCATGAAGACTTCCTGCTCGACCGGCTGGATCTGCTGTTCGATGCGCGTCGCTACGGCAAGCTTGCCAAGGCAGTTACCGAAGACATCGCACAGGTGTCGCCGGAAACGCAGGTATGTCACCACGATACCTACCTGTCCGATCCGTGGGATTTCGAAGGCGTGTACGCGACGCTGCATGATTTTTTGCGCGCGTATGATTTTCGCCCGGATGAAGAGGACTACTACGTTCACATCACGACGGGCACGCACGTTGCGCAGATCTGCTGGTTTCTGCTGACCGAAAGCCGAATCTTTCCAGGCCAGCTGCTGCAGACGTCGCCGCCGCGCAAACAGGAGGGCGTGGAGGGCAGCTTTGCGGTGATCGATCTTGATCTTTCACGTTACGACCGCATCGCGCAGCGCTTCGAACAGCAGCAGCTGACCGACCGCAACTTGCTCAAGAGCGGCATCGCCACACGCAATCGGGCATTCAATCGCATGATCGAGCAGATCGAAACGGTCGCGACTCGTTCGAAAGCGCCGATGCTGCTGATGGGGCCGACCGGCGCCGGAAAAAGTCAGCTTGCCAAGCGCGTGTTCGAGCTGAAGAAGCTCAAGCATCAACTACCGGGCCGATTCGTCGAGGTCAATTGCGCTACCTTGCGCGGCGACGGCGCCATGAGCACGTTGTTTGGTCACACCCGGGGCGCCTACACCGGCGCGACCAGCGATCGGGCTGGCTTGTTGCGTTCGGCTCACCAGGGACTGCTTTTTCTCGACGAGATCGGCGAACTGGGTCTCGATGAGCAGGCGATGTTGTTGCGAGCGCTGGAAGAAAAACGCTTTCTGCCGGTGGGCAGCGACAAGGAAGTGGAAAGCGATTTCCAGTTGATCGCCGGTACCAACAGGGATCTGCACGAAGCGGTCGGGCAGGGCCGGTTTCGCGAGGACCTGCTCGCTCGTCTGAATCTTTGGACATACCGTCTGCCAGGTCTGGCCGAGCGTGTGGAGGATATCGAGCCCAATCTCGATTTCGAGCTGGAGCGCTGGTCGCGCGAACAACATCAACGCGTCACCTTCAACCGCGAAGCGCGCGCTCATTTTCTTTCCTTTGCCACAAGTATCGAGGCGCGCTGGAGCGGAAATTTCCGCGATCTGGGCGCGTCGGTCATGCGTATGGCGACGCTTGCGAAGGCGGGCCGTATCCAGACCGAACTGGTCGACGAGGAGGTTGAGCGCCTGACCCGCCAATGGCGTAGCGGCGGCGAACCCTCGCCTTTGGAGGCTTTGCTGGGCGAGCGTGTTGCGGCGCTGGACCGCTTCGATCGCGTGCAGTTGGAAGAGGTTGTACGGGTCTGTGCGAAATCGAAGTCGCTCTCGCAGGCTGGGCGCGAACTGTTTGCCGTATCCCGGCAGCAGCGCGCCAGCACCAACGATGCCGATCGACTGCGCAAGTATCTCGCCCGCTTTGATCTCGAATGGGAGCAGATTCGAGAGAGCGCTCTTTCCTGA
- a CDS encoding RNA-binding protein, whose translation MANITLFNSHRGAHVPATDARNEAGGAAYVRHPESALALYAATGCLNGTFYASAEEQLDYVLKLGGEVSAQFVAKTAVYARQRGYMKDMPALLLATLTMRDAKTLEAAFPHVVDNGRMLRNFVQIVRSGRIGRKSLGSLPKRLVRTWLENASVEQLLAAAIGSKPSLGDVIKMVHPKPADAERAALYAWLIGKSYDEAALPEKVRAYERFKRSPHVSIPALPFQYFTSLPLDVKHWTQLAHASSWQTLRMNLNTFARHGVFDNQRTALKIANRLRDPAEIRKARVMPYQLLTAYYAASQTMPASIVDALQDAMEVATRQVPSLDGNVVVAVDVSGSMGSPVTGYRKGSTTVARCVDVAALIAACIQRNHRAARIMPFDTQVRDLRLNARDSVMTQAKQLASLCGGGTAVSAPLVQLNKEKAKVDLLVLVSDNESWRDTRAGGATATMQQWAAIKARCPDARMICIDLQPNATSQTVESPDVLHVGGFSDAVFDLLAVFAAQGGGATRWVERIASMSL comes from the coding sequence ATGGCCAACATCACTCTGTTCAACTCCCATCGCGGCGCCCACGTCCCGGCGACCGATGCACGCAACGAAGCTGGCGGCGCTGCCTATGTGCGCCATCCGGAATCGGCGCTGGCGCTCTATGCCGCCACCGGCTGCCTGAACGGCACTTTCTATGCGAGCGCCGAAGAGCAGCTCGACTATGTGCTGAAGCTGGGTGGCGAGGTATCGGCGCAATTTGTGGCCAAGACGGCGGTCTATGCCCGTCAGCGCGGCTATATGAAAGACATGCCGGCATTGCTGCTGGCCACGTTGACCATGCGCGACGCCAAAACGCTCGAAGCGGCTTTTCCGCACGTCGTGGACAACGGGCGCATGTTGCGCAACTTCGTGCAGATCGTGCGCAGCGGTCGCATCGGCCGCAAGTCGCTGGGCTCGCTACCCAAGCGTCTGGTGCGGACGTGGCTTGAGAATGCCTCGGTAGAGCAGCTTCTCGCCGCGGCGATCGGCTCGAAGCCCTCCTTGGGCGACGTGATCAAGATGGTCCATCCCAAGCCGGCTGATGCCGAGCGCGCCGCACTCTACGCTTGGCTGATCGGCAAGTCGTACGACGAGGCCGCATTGCCGGAGAAGGTGCGTGCATATGAGCGCTTCAAGCGCTCGCCGCATGTGTCGATACCGGCGCTGCCGTTCCAGTACTTCACGTCGCTGCCACTGGATGTGAAGCACTGGACCCAATTGGCCCACGCCTCGTCATGGCAGACCTTGCGCATGAACCTCAACACGTTTGCCCGCCACGGAGTATTCGACAACCAGCGTACCGCACTGAAAATCGCCAATCGCCTGCGTGACCCGGCCGAAATCCGCAAAGCGCGCGTGATGCCTTACCAGCTGTTGACCGCCTATTACGCGGCCAGCCAGACGATGCCGGCGTCGATCGTCGATGCGCTGCAGGACGCCATGGAAGTGGCGACCCGCCAGGTACCGTCGCTAGATGGAAACGTGGTCGTTGCGGTCGACGTATCCGGCTCGATGGGATCGCCGGTTACCGGTTACCGCAAGGGCTCGACCACGGTGGCGCGCTGCGTCGACGTGGCCGCGCTGATCGCCGCCTGCATTCAGCGCAATCATCGTGCGGCCCGGATCATGCCGTTCGATACGCAGGTGCGCGACCTGCGCCTGAACGCTCGCGACAGCGTGATGACGCAGGCAAAGCAGCTGGCGTCGTTGTGTGGTGGCGGTACGGCGGTAAGCGCTCCGCTGGTCCAGCTCAACAAGGAAAAGGCCAAGGTGGATCTGCTGGTACTGGTCTCCGACAACGAAAGCTGGCGCGATACCCGCGCAGGCGGAGCCACCGCGACGATGCAGCAATGGGCAGCGATCAAGGCGCGCTGTCCCGACGCTCGCATGATCTGCATCGACCTGCAGCCGAACGCGACGAGCCAGACGGTCGAGTCGCCGGATGTGCTGCACGTCGGCGGCTTCAGCGACGCGGTGTTCGATTTACTGGCGGTGTTTGCGGCACAAGGTGGTGGCGCCACCCGCTGGGTGGAGCGGATCGCATCGATGTCGCTTTGA
- a CDS encoding LemA family protein, whose amino-acid sequence MGLVIFLVIIVAIIFYVVALYNGLVTSRNGYKNAFAQIDVQLTRRHDLIPNLVETAKAYLAHERDTLEAVVKARNTAVTDLSGAKANPGDPSAMQQLAGSENALTQSLGRLFALSESYPDLKANQTMMQLSEELTSTENRVAFARQAYNDAVMTYNNRREVFPGSFVANSFSFQPAEPLALENPAAREAPKVSFS is encoded by the coding sequence ATGGGATTGGTTATTTTTCTGGTCATCATCGTTGCGATCATTTTTTATGTCGTAGCGCTCTATAACGGCCTGGTGACATCGCGTAACGGTTACAAGAACGCGTTTGCGCAGATCGATGTGCAGCTGACGCGCCGCCATGATCTGATTCCCAATCTGGTCGAGACGGCCAAGGCCTATCTAGCGCACGAGCGCGACACGCTGGAAGCGGTGGTGAAGGCGCGCAATACGGCGGTCACCGATCTGTCCGGCGCCAAGGCCAATCCGGGCGATCCCTCGGCGATGCAGCAGCTTGCCGGTAGCGAAAACGCGTTGACGCAGAGCCTGGGCCGGTTGTTCGCGTTGAGCGAATCGTATCCCGATCTCAAGGCCAATCAGACGATGATGCAGCTCTCCGAAGAGCTGACCTCGACCGAGAATCGCGTCGCGTTTGCGCGTCAGGCGTACAACGATGCTGTCATGACGTACAACAACCGGCGCGAGGTTTTTCCGGGGTCGTTCGTCGCCAACAGTTTCAGCTTTCAGCCGGCCGAGCCGCTCGCCCTTGAGAATCCGGCGGCACGCGAAGCCCCCAAGGTTTCCTTCAGCTGA